One genomic segment of Ferrimonas sp. YFM includes these proteins:
- a CDS encoding TonB-dependent receptor: MKRSVVSRAVASGLFTTVIAATLTTGVATADEAEIERITVLGTRIAREGAMTPTPVTVVTGESLINTGAVNIAEALNELPALASNGALASSTADVGGGGLSVLDLRGMGSERTLVLVDGKRHVSSSVGDSRVDINTIPLEWVESVEIITGGASAIYGADAVTGVVNFRLKRDLHGLSLRASAGKADDSDFNTRKFSLSYGQDFDDGRGNAALSLEYAGQSKLGALDREATEDSWTTMTGTDTVERWVQGGYYGVNNAGVVFGPWHGLGNSYTFADDGSLVTIDTGSDVDGLKCGASCNYYENLRQWETLQPKLDSVTANFKGHYDLGDEMEAYLEAKWSRSEAHYEGPPAFFLGNLQIQRDNAFIGDDLGQLMDENGLGSIVFSRFLNDLGPRSEENERTVQRYVLGVKGELFEGWELDTFGIFGQSDLRRKNGNNLVKSRFAKAADSILVDGEAVCRSESAQAEGCVAVDLFGEGSITPEMRDYISTTSVMNAVLQQTVLGASLTNPAWFELPAGEAGFAAGAEYRKESMKTREDELAASGDTFFPAYANEDAHYDVSEVYAELSLPLVADLPGVESLEMDVAARYSNYSTSGDTTSWKLGLSWVPVEELRVRTTLSSAFRAPSLGEFAGAEKDGYFSITDSCKASQLAQLTEAQRAIRAGNCAALGVPAEFDSGYDTVDLKGVESGNDKLDPEESRSFTAGVVYQPGFVDSLTITLDYWDIEITDAISKIGAQNIINRCLDNPTGTDNQYCDLLSRDPVTHQLTNLVDTYTNVAKQEASGVDFEIGYDTALGEGDLSTRLIGTYLIERNEYAFQDDPSVKEEFAGTPDYAKWQGNLITTYSLRDWDLAWKLRYMDGVDVYTPQFDDNYTKPYSTIMSYGTYVVNDLLVHYTWDNGMRLGLGVDNLFDRDLPGHSMGNVTGMAGYDNVGRFYYLTFDYSL, translated from the coding sequence ATGAAGCGTTCAGTGGTTTCCCGAGCCGTTGCCTCGGGGTTATTCACAACTGTTATTGCTGCCACCCTGACAACCGGCGTTGCCACGGCCGATGAGGCGGAGATAGAGCGCATTACCGTCCTGGGTACCCGCATTGCCCGGGAGGGCGCCATGACCCCGACGCCGGTGACCGTAGTGACCGGAGAGAGCCTGATCAATACCGGGGCGGTGAACATTGCCGAGGCCCTGAACGAGTTGCCGGCTTTAGCCAGCAACGGCGCTCTGGCCAGCTCCACCGCGGATGTGGGCGGTGGCGGGCTCAGTGTGCTGGATCTGAGGGGGATGGGGTCGGAACGTACCCTGGTGCTGGTGGATGGCAAGCGCCATGTCAGCAGCAGCGTTGGTGATTCCAGGGTGGACATCAACACCATTCCTTTGGAGTGGGTGGAGAGCGTGGAGATCATCACCGGCGGTGCCTCGGCCATCTACGGCGCCGATGCGGTGACCGGTGTGGTCAACTTCCGCCTGAAGCGGGATCTTCATGGATTGAGCCTGAGAGCCAGCGCCGGCAAGGCGGACGACAGCGACTTCAACACCAGAAAGTTTTCCCTCTCCTACGGTCAGGACTTTGACGACGGCCGGGGTAACGCCGCCCTGTCGCTGGAGTATGCCGGCCAGTCCAAGCTGGGGGCCCTGGACAGGGAGGCAACCGAGGACTCCTGGACCACCATGACCGGCACCGACACCGTCGAGCGCTGGGTTCAGGGGGGCTATTACGGCGTCAACAATGCCGGCGTGGTGTTCGGCCCCTGGCATGGCCTGGGTAACAGCTACACCTTCGCCGACGATGGCTCTCTGGTGACCATCGACACCGGCAGTGACGTAGATGGCCTCAAATGCGGCGCTTCCTGTAACTACTATGAGAACCTGCGCCAGTGGGAAACCCTGCAGCCGAAGCTGGACAGTGTGACCGCCAACTTCAAGGGCCACTATGATCTCGGCGATGAGATGGAGGCTTATCTGGAGGCCAAGTGGTCCCGGTCCGAAGCCCACTATGAGGGGCCGCCGGCGTTTTTCCTCGGCAACCTGCAGATTCAGCGCGACAACGCCTTTATCGGCGACGACCTTGGTCAACTGATGGATGAGAATGGCCTGGGCAGCATAGTATTCAGTCGCTTCCTCAATGATCTGGGCCCTCGAAGCGAAGAGAACGAGCGTACGGTGCAACGCTATGTACTGGGCGTGAAGGGTGAGCTGTTTGAAGGCTGGGAGCTGGACACCTTCGGCATCTTTGGCCAGTCCGACCTGCGCCGTAAAAACGGCAACAACCTGGTCAAATCCAGATTCGCCAAGGCGGCGGATTCCATCTTGGTGGATGGTGAAGCGGTGTGCCGTTCGGAGTCCGCCCAAGCGGAAGGCTGCGTGGCGGTGGACCTCTTTGGCGAGGGCTCCATCACCCCAGAGATGCGCGATTACATCAGCACCACCTCGGTGATGAACGCCGTGCTGCAGCAGACCGTACTGGGGGCGTCTCTGACCAATCCCGCCTGGTTCGAGTTGCCGGCGGGGGAGGCGGGTTTTGCCGCCGGTGCTGAGTACCGCAAAGAGAGCATGAAGACCCGTGAGGACGAGCTGGCTGCCTCGGGCGACACCTTCTTCCCCGCTTACGCCAACGAAGACGCGCACTACGACGTGTCCGAAGTGTATGCGGAGCTGAGTCTGCCCCTGGTTGCCGACCTGCCCGGGGTGGAAAGCCTGGAGATGGACGTCGCTGCGCGCTATTCCAACTACTCCACCTCAGGCGACACCACCAGTTGGAAGCTGGGGCTGAGCTGGGTGCCTGTGGAGGAGCTCAGGGTACGCACCACCCTCTCCAGTGCCTTCAGGGCGCCCAGCCTGGGCGAGTTTGCCGGCGCCGAGAAAGACGGTTACTTCTCCATCACCGACAGCTGCAAGGCGAGCCAGCTCGCCCAGCTGACCGAGGCGCAGCGCGCCATTCGCGCCGGCAATTGCGCCGCCCTGGGAGTGCCGGCGGAGTTTGACTCTGGCTATGACACAGTGGACCTCAAGGGGGTGGAGAGTGGCAACGACAAGCTGGATCCCGAAGAGTCCCGCAGCTTCACCGCCGGGGTGGTGTATCAGCCTGGCTTTGTCGACTCGTTGACCATTACCCTGGACTACTGGGACATCGAGATCACCGATGCCATCTCCAAGATAGGGGCGCAGAACATCATCAATCGCTGTCTGGACAACCCCACCGGCACAGACAACCAGTATTGCGATCTGCTCAGCAGGGATCCCGTGACCCACCAGCTGACCAACCTGGTGGACACCTACACCAATGTGGCCAAACAGGAGGCGTCAGGTGTGGACTTCGAGATTGGCTATGACACGGCGCTGGGTGAGGGGGACTTGAGCACCAGGCTCATTGGCACCTATTTGATAGAGCGCAATGAGTACGCCTTCCAGGATGACCCTTCGGTTAAGGAGGAGTTTGCCGGCACGCCGGATTACGCCAAGTGGCAGGGGAATTTGATCACCACCTATAGCCTCAGGGACTGGGATCTTGCCTGGAAGCTGCGCTACATGGACGGGGTGGATGTCTATACCCCCCAGTTTGACGACAATTACACCAAGCCCTACTCAACCATCATGAGCTACGGCACCTATGTGGTGAACGATCTGCTGGTGCACTACACCTGGGACAACGGCATGAGGCTGGGGCTGGGGGTGGACAACCTGTTTGACCGTGACCTGCCGGGCCACTCCATGGGGAACGTGACCGGCATGGCGGGGTACGACAACGTCGGGCGCTTCTACTACCTGACCTTTGATTACTCCCTGTAA
- a CDS encoding TonB-dependent receptor, protein MMMQSMVSRAVKGAMLGTLASATLISNVAYAEEGADVERIEVTGSRIVREGAIAPTPVTVITGEELMSTGVTNIGEALNQLPALGNTYSLANSGRFIGTAGLNLLDLRKMGTGRTLVLVDGKRHVAASAGSAAVDVNTIPSVWVEKVEVITGGASAIYGADAVTGVVNFILKKDIEGFEASATKGWADDSGFNKDRFSLSYGTDYAGGRGNAAFAVEYSAQNRLRALDRDQTAVSYSSIKNPETAPEGMEDSTAYPDEILYPNAGYYAIDNTGTFLLDGQWYGFNNDGSVFTKGTGEVDDGFRCAGEGCDFYNLGKYTDLQPEFERYNVNFKTNFELSEDATLYFDAKYVNSQSTDYGQPAFFFKNLYSSAATTPLTISRDNAFVSDSLGALMDEKGVSSLRMNAMLDGLGQRIEDDTRETYRYVLGLNGIIAEDWDYDVYAVYGRTDLERVNKNNMIRANFANALDSIKDENGNAVCRDAEARANGCVPVNVFGEGNVSQEARDYINTVSTGTAKIQQTVFGATFTNSYLFDLPAGSVGLSTGVEYRKEESETHEPDNAEGTFFNSLGEDKGSFNVKEIFAEITIPLLADLPAIQQLDVDAAVRYANYSSTGDATTWKAGLSWSVYDDLRFRSTIAKAIRAPNISELYGAPSETFYSIDDACKSSELDDLDQSAPETAIRRANCAALGIPTDFDSGYDSASVKGQNGGNKDLDPEESTSYTLGAVFQPSFVDGLVVTVDYWSIEIDDAISGLDSQDIVNRCVDSAGGIDNQYCALITRDASTNEITLIKNYSLNIAKLEASGIDFDIGYNFELFGGDLSTNIVATKLLERKDYSFQDEPDSYEDFAGTVGYAEWQANLTMNYRLEAWNGYWRTRYIEDVSLYTDKELARNPNPSNVMSYPSYFITDIAVGYEFENGLAVKLGVDNVFDRDLPYGSTGTGSGSASYDNVGRFVYTTIDYKF, encoded by the coding sequence GTGATGATGCAATCAATGGTGTCACGTGCCGTGAAGGGAGCAATGCTGGGTACTCTGGCTTCCGCGACCCTGATCAGCAACGTGGCTTATGCAGAAGAAGGCGCCGACGTAGAGCGCATTGAAGTTACCGGTTCTCGTATTGTCCGTGAGGGCGCAATTGCTCCCACGCCAGTTACCGTGATCACTGGTGAAGAACTGATGTCCACTGGTGTAACCAACATCGGTGAAGCATTGAACCAACTCCCGGCTCTGGGTAACACCTACTCTCTGGCCAACTCTGGCCGATTCATCGGCACAGCGGGTTTGAACCTGCTTGATCTACGCAAGATGGGTACTGGCCGTACTCTGGTGCTGGTGGATGGCAAGCGTCACGTTGCCGCTTCTGCAGGCTCTGCCGCGGTTGACGTGAACACCATTCCAAGCGTGTGGGTTGAGAAGGTTGAAGTGATTACTGGTGGCGCTTCCGCTATTTACGGTGCCGACGCTGTTACCGGTGTAGTGAACTTCATCCTGAAGAAGGACATCGAAGGGTTTGAGGCGTCTGCCACAAAAGGTTGGGCCGATGACAGTGGTTTCAACAAGGACCGCTTCTCTCTCTCCTACGGTACCGACTATGCTGGCGGCCGCGGTAACGCTGCATTTGCCGTAGAGTACAGCGCTCAGAATCGTCTGCGTGCACTGGACCGGGATCAGACTGCAGTTTCTTACAGCAGTATTAAGAATCCAGAGACGGCGCCGGAAGGAATGGAAGACAGTACCGCTTATCCAGATGAGATTCTGTACCCTAACGCCGGATACTATGCCATTGATAATACAGGTACATTCTTATTGGATGGCCAATGGTACGGATTCAACAATGACGGCTCCGTATTCACTAAGGGAACCGGCGAGGTCGATGATGGCTTCCGATGTGCTGGTGAAGGGTGTGACTTCTATAACCTAGGCAAATATACGGATCTTCAACCAGAGTTCGAGCGGTATAACGTCAACTTCAAAACGAACTTTGAGTTGAGTGAAGATGCAACGCTGTACTTTGATGCCAAGTACGTTAACAGCCAGTCCACCGACTATGGTCAACCAGCGTTCTTCTTTAAGAACTTATACAGTTCTGCAGCGACTACTCCTCTTACTATCAGTCGCGATAATGCATTTGTCAGTGATTCCCTGGGAGCTCTGATGGATGAAAAAGGTGTTAGTTCGCTGAGAATGAACGCCATGCTTGATGGACTGGGTCAACGTATCGAAGACGATACTCGTGAGACTTATCGTTATGTTCTGGGCCTTAATGGCATTATTGCCGAAGATTGGGATTACGACGTATACGCCGTCTATGGCCGTACCGACTTGGAGCGTGTTAACAAAAATAACATGATCCGAGCAAATTTTGCGAATGCCCTTGACTCCATCAAGGACGAAAACGGAAACGCGGTATGTCGTGATGCTGAGGCACGTGCCAACGGTTGTGTTCCGGTCAATGTTTTTGGTGAGGGTAACGTATCTCAGGAAGCTCGTGATTACATCAACACAGTTTCTACTGGCACTGCCAAGATTCAGCAGACCGTGTTTGGCGCAACCTTTACTAACTCTTACCTGTTTGACCTGCCAGCGGGCTCTGTTGGTCTGTCTACCGGTGTTGAGTATCGTAAGGAAGAGAGTGAAACCCACGAGCCTGATAATGCCGAAGGCACCTTCTTCAACTCTCTGGGTGAGGACAAGGGATCCTTCAATGTGAAGGAGATCTTTGCTGAGATCACAATTCCTCTGTTGGCTGACCTGCCTGCAATTCAGCAGCTAGATGTGGACGCGGCAGTTCGTTATGCCAACTACTCCAGTACAGGTGATGCAACCACCTGGAAAGCGGGTCTGAGCTGGTCCGTATACGATGATCTGCGCTTCCGCAGCACTATCGCTAAAGCGATTCGAGCACCAAACATCTCTGAGCTTTACGGCGCTCCTAGCGAGACCTTCTACAGCATCGATGACGCGTGTAAGTCCTCTGAATTGGATGATTTGGATCAGAGTGCCCCAGAGACGGCGATTCGTCGAGCGAACTGCGCAGCACTGGGCATTCCGACTGATTTTGATTCCGGATATGACTCTGCCTCTGTCAAAGGCCAAAATGGTGGTAACAAGGACCTGGATCCAGAGGAGTCCACCAGTTACACCCTGGGTGCCGTATTCCAGCCCAGCTTTGTTGACGGCCTGGTTGTTACCGTTGACTACTGGAGCATCGAGATTGACGATGCGATCAGCGGCTTGGATAGCCAGGACATTGTTAACCGCTGTGTAGACAGCGCTGGTGGTATTGACAACCAGTACTGTGCGCTGATCACTCGGGATGCCAGCACCAATGAAATCACCTTGATCAAGAACTACAGCCTGAACATCGCCAAGCTGGAAGCTTCTGGTATCGACTTCGATATTGGCTACAACTTCGAGCTGTTTGGTGGTGACCTGAGCACCAACATTGTGGCCACCAAGCTGCTTGAGCGTAAGGACTACTCCTTCCAGGATGAGCCCGATAGTTACGAAGACTTCGCCGGCACCGTTGGCTATGCCGAGTGGCAGGCTAACCTGACCATGAACTATCGCCTTGAGGCCTGGAATGGTTACTGGCGCACCCGTTACATCGAGGACGTGAGTCTGTACACCGACAAGGAGCTGGCTCGTAACCCTAACCCAAGTAATGTGATGAGCTATCCAAGCTATTTCATCACCGACATCGCGGTTGGTTATGAGTTCGAAAACGGCCTTGCCGTGAAGCTGGGTGTGGACAACGTGTTCGATCGTGACCTGCCATACGGCAGCACTGGTACTGGTTCTGGTTCCGCTTCCTACGACAACGTTGGTCGCTTCGTTTACACCACAATCGACTACAAGTTCTGA